A single region of the Chitinophaga niabensis genome encodes:
- a CDS encoding SdpI family protein, translated as MALLYFIPVTLLLGLLALLFWKKPRKNINLAIGYRTTRAMRSQHTWDFAQVYNAKMMFNLSIIFILAGTPVLLLLGYLFHVAVSFITAFVFIMLETFLPIYFTEKKLKQLFDKNGNPIK; from the coding sequence ATGGCACTCCTTTATTTCATTCCTGTAACACTGCTATTAGGTCTGCTGGCGCTATTGTTCTGGAAAAAGCCACGTAAGAACATTAACCTGGCGATCGGATACAGAACCACCAGGGCTATGAGAAGTCAGCACACCTGGGATTTTGCGCAGGTATACAATGCAAAAATGATGTTTAATCTAAGTATCATTTTTATACTGGCAGGTACGCCGGTGCTGCTGCTCCTTGGTTATTTGTTCCATGTGGCCGTGTCTTTTATTACCGCTTTTGTATTCATTATGCTGGAGACCTTTCTTCCTATTTACTTTACTGAAAAGAAACTGAAACAACTGTTCGACAAAAATGGTAATCCGATAAAATAG